Proteins found in one Falsirhodobacter algicola genomic segment:
- the cyoA gene encoding ubiquinol oxidase subunit II, which produces MKSFRLAALAPLALIAACKPVVLSPAGDVAAQQRDVLVISTLLMLLIIIPVIALVGFFAWKYRESNKDAEYDPEFHHSTRLELVIWSAPLLIIICLGALTWVGTHLLDPYRPLDRIAADQPIEEDYEPLRVQVVAMDWKWMFIYPEYGIATINEVATPVDRPVEFSITATSVMNAFYIPAMAGMIYAMPAMETKLNGVMNHEGVYEGFSAHYSGHGFSHMRFETHVLSEDGFNDWVDSVRAQGAPLDRDLYAQLEQPSENVPVSYYNSVEPGLWHAIVNRCVDGTRMCVDEMMAVDELGGFGNAGTMNVTELSTKVFTRGPTPFGSTPVTVDAFCTVLDSQRIYGNEQVIVAARDTSPVRGHGLDRPGPSLTPAITLLSAPTSAQAL; this is translated from the coding sequence GTGAAAAGCTTTCGCCTCGCCGCATTGGCGCCGCTCGCCCTCATAGCCGCCTGCAAGCCCGTGGTGCTGTCGCCCGCGGGTGACGTTGCGGCACAGCAGCGCGATGTCCTCGTGATCTCGACGCTGCTGATGCTGCTGATCATCATTCCGGTGATCGCGCTCGTCGGCTTCTTCGCCTGGAAGTACCGCGAGTCCAACAAGGACGCCGAGTACGACCCCGAGTTCCACCACTCCACCCGCCTCGAGCTGGTGATCTGGTCGGCGCCGCTGCTGATCATCATCTGCCTCGGCGCGCTGACTTGGGTCGGCACGCACCTTCTGGACCCGTACCGCCCGCTGGACCGAATCGCCGCCGATCAACCGATCGAGGAGGATTACGAGCCGCTGCGCGTGCAGGTCGTGGCGATGGACTGGAAGTGGATGTTCATCTATCCCGAATACGGCATCGCGACCATCAACGAGGTTGCGACCCCGGTGGACCGTCCGGTCGAATTCTCGATCACGGCGACCTCGGTGATGAACGCCTTCTACATCCCCGCGATGGCCGGTATGATCTATGCCATGCCCGCGATGGAGACGAAGCTGAACGGCGTGATGAACCACGAGGGCGTCTATGAAGGCTTCTCGGCGCATTACTCTGGTCACGGCTTCTCGCATATGCGCTTTGAGACGCATGTCCTCTCCGAGGATGGGTTCAACGACTGGGTGGACTCGGTCCGCGCTCAGGGCGCACCGCTCGACCGCGATCTCTATGCTCAGCTGGAGCAGCCCTCCGAGAACGTTCCCGTCAGCTACTACAACTCGGTCGAGCCGGGCCTGTGGCACGCGATCGTCAACCGCTGCGTCGATGGCACGCGGATGTGCGTCGACGAGATGATGGCGGTGGACGAGCTTGGCGGCTTCGGCAATGCCGGCACGATGAACGTGACCGAACTGTCCACCAAGGTGTTCACCCGCGGTCCGACGCCCTTCGGCTCCACCCCGGTCACGGTCGATGCGTTCTGCACGGTGCTCGATTCGCAGCGCATCTACGGCAACGAGCAGGTGATCGTCGCCGCCCGCGATACGAGCCCGGTGCGTGGCCACGGCCTCGATCGTCCCGGCCCTTCGCTGACGCCAGCGATCACCCTTCTTTCCGCGCCGACGAGCGCACAGGCCCTTTGA
- a CDS encoding MFS transporter, translated as MSIPASTTAEQDARRLHSDSHGRHEADPGEMAIGVIIGRTAEFFDFFVFAIACVLVFPVRLFPFVDALTGTLYSFAVLALAFVARPFGSAFFLWVDRTYGRAAKLTAALFLLGTSTVAIGLIPTYETLGPAAIIILCVLRIGQGFALGGAWDGLASLLSLSAPEHKRGWYAMIPQLGAPIALVVAAGLFVYLTLGMSAVDFYDWGWRYPFFVAFSINVVALFARLRIVATPDYEEMFANNELQPTSLRSTLRAEGRSIVVGIFTPLASFAMLHMLTVFPLGYVFLFTENSPAGFLTTLVIGALVGLGATALSGRLSDTIGRRKLLTGATIGIAAFAIVGPILLGFGGVGQTIYVILGFILLGLSFGQASGAVAASFGKGYRYTASAVTSDLAWVAGAGLAPFAALFLTASLGLWAAGAYLLSGAICTLIALRVNRLTGNMGRA; from the coding sequence GTGAGCATCCCTGCATCAACGACGGCGGAGCAGGACGCCCGCCGCCTGCATTCCGACAGCCACGGGCGGCATGAGGCCGACCCGGGCGAGATGGCGATCGGTGTCATCATCGGGCGGACGGCGGAGTTCTTCGACTTCTTCGTCTTCGCCATCGCCTGCGTCCTCGTGTTCCCCGTCCGCCTGTTCCCCTTCGTGGACGCGCTGACCGGCACGCTCTATTCCTTCGCGGTGCTGGCGCTGGCCTTCGTCGCCCGGCCCTTCGGGTCGGCCTTCTTCCTCTGGGTGGACCGCACCTATGGCCGCGCGGCCAAGCTGACGGCGGCGCTGTTCCTGCTTGGAACCTCCACCGTCGCGATCGGCCTGATCCCGACCTACGAGACGCTCGGCCCGGCGGCCATCATCATTCTGTGCGTGCTGCGCATCGGGCAGGGCTTCGCGCTCGGCGGGGCATGGGACGGTCTGGCCTCGCTCCTGTCGCTCAGCGCGCCGGAGCATAAGCGCGGCTGGTACGCGATGATCCCGCAGCTCGGCGCGCCCATCGCGCTCGTGGTGGCGGCGGGCCTCTTCGTGTACCTGACGCTCGGCATGTCGGCGGTGGACTTCTACGACTGGGGCTGGCGCTATCCGTTCTTCGTCGCCTTCTCCATCAACGTCGTGGCGCTGTTCGCCCGTCTGCGGATCGTGGCGACGCCCGACTATGAGGAAATGTTCGCCAACAACGAACTGCAACCGACCTCGCTGCGCTCCACCCTGCGGGCCGAGGGCCGGTCGATCGTGGTCGGCATCTTCACCCCGCTGGCCAGCTTTGCGATGCTGCACATGCTGACGGTCTTCCCGCTCGGCTATGTCTTCCTCTTCACGGAAAACAGCCCCGCCGGCTTCCTGACGACGCTGGTGATCGGCGCGCTGGTCGGCCTCGGCGCGACGGCCCTGTCGGGGCGCCTGTCGGACACGATCGGTCGCCGCAAGCTGCTGACCGGTGCCACCATCGGCATCGCGGCCTTCGCCATCGTCGGGCCGATCCTGCTCGGCTTCGGTGGCGTGGGGCAGACGATCTACGTCATCCTCGGATTCATCCTGCTGGGCCTCAGCTTCGGTCAGGCGTCGGGTGCGGTCGCGGCCAGCTTCGGCAAGGGCTACCGCTACACCGCCTCGGCGGTCACCTCGGATCTGGCTTGGGTCGCGGGGGCGGGTCTTGCGCCCTTCGCCGCGCTGTTCCTGACGGCCTCGCTCGGCCTCTGGGCGGCGGGTGCCTACCTTCTGTCCGGCGCGATCTGCACGCTGATCGCCCTGCGCGTGAACCGCCTGACGGGGAACATGGGCCGCGCCTGA
- the cysN gene encoding sulfate adenylyltransferase subunit CysN, translating to MTEQTHEYKVDALIAEDIDAYLAKHQHKTMLRFITCGSVDDGKSTLIGRLLYDSKMIFEDQLATLSKDSKAVGTQGQEIDFALLVDGLAAEREQGITIDVAYRFFATDKRKFIVADTPGHEQYTRNMVTGASTADLAVILIDARQGVLTQTRRHSYIVNLLGIPNVVLAVNKMDLVGYSQERYDEIVADYRAFAESIGIKEFTAIPISGLRGDNIVERSTGMDWYYGPTLMAHLEEVPLTDRSARERPFRMPVQWVNRPNLDFRGFSGTVSSGMVRPGDAVRVVPSGKTSTVKSIVTYDGDLDSAIAGQAVTITFADEIDCSRGSVIAAADMPPEVADQFETTLIWMDEAEMLPGRPYILQLGTQSVTATITEPKFEVNVNTAEHLASRTLKLNAIGVCNISTDRPLVFESYDDDRTMGGFILIDRMTNATVAAGLIHFALRRSQNIHWQAVDIDRDAHAAQKGQKPRVVWFTGLSGSGKSTIANLVEKKLHSMGRHSFLLDGDNVRHGLNRDLGFTDADRVENIRRVGEVARLMTDAGLIVLTAFISPFQSERRMVRDLMAEGEFVEVFVDTPLDVAESRDVKGLYKKARAGQLKNFTGIDSPYEAPESAEIVVNTNEMSAEAAAEMIVDYLLRD from the coding sequence ATGACCGAGCAGACGCACGAGTACAAGGTCGACGCGCTGATCGCCGAAGACATCGACGCCTATCTTGCCAAGCACCAGCACAAGACGATGCTGCGCTTCATCACCTGCGGGTCGGTGGATGACGGTAAATCCACGCTGATCGGTCGCCTGCTCTATGACAGCAAGATGATCTTCGAGGATCAGCTGGCGACGCTGTCCAAGGATTCGAAGGCCGTCGGCACCCAAGGGCAGGAGATCGACTTCGCCCTTCTGGTGGACGGTCTGGCCGCCGAGCGGGAGCAGGGCATCACCATCGATGTCGCCTATCGCTTCTTTGCGACCGACAAGCGCAAGTTCATCGTCGCCGACACGCCCGGCCACGAACAATACACCCGCAACATGGTCACCGGCGCGTCCACCGCCGATCTTGCCGTGATCCTGATCGACGCGCGTCAGGGCGTGCTGACGCAGACGCGGCGGCACAGCTACATCGTGAACCTCCTCGGCATCCCGAATGTGGTGCTGGCGGTGAACAAGATGGACCTCGTCGGGTATTCGCAGGAGCGTTACGACGAGATCGTCGCCGATTACCGCGCCTTCGCCGAATCGATCGGCATTAAGGAATTCACCGCGATCCCGATCTCGGGCCTGCGGGGCGACAACATCGTCGAGCGGTCCACCGGCATGGACTGGTATTACGGCCCGACGCTGATGGCGCATCTCGAAGAGGTGCCGCTGACCGACCGTTCGGCGCGCGAGCGTCCGTTCCGCATGCCGGTGCAGTGGGTGAACCGTCCGAACCTCGATTTCCGCGGCTTCTCGGGGACGGTGTCCTCGGGGATGGTGCGACCGGGCGATGCGGTGCGGGTCGTGCCGTCGGGCAAGACCTCCACCGTGAAGTCGATCGTGACCTATGACGGCGATCTCGACAGCGCGATCGCGGGGCAGGCGGTCACGATCACCTTCGCCGACGAGATCGACTGCTCGCGCGGGTCGGTGATCGCGGCGGCCGACATGCCGCCCGAAGTCGCCGATCAGTTCGAGACGACGCTGATCTGGATGGACGAGGCCGAGATGCTTCCGGGCCGTCCCTATATCCTGCAACTGGGCACGCAATCGGTCACCGCCACCATCACCGAACCGAAGTTCGAGGTGAACGTGAACACCGCCGAGCATCTGGCCTCGCGGACGCTGAAGCTGAACGCGATCGGGGTGTGCAACATCTCCACCGACCGCCCGCTGGTGTTCGAGAGCTATGACGACGACCGCACGATGGGCGGCTTCATCCTGATCGACCGGATGACGAACGCGACCGTGGCGGCGGGCCTCATCCACTTCGCGCTGCGCCGGTCGCAGAACATCCACTGGCAGGCGGTCGATATCGACCGTGACGCCCATGCCGCCCAGAAGGGGCAGAAGCCGCGGGTCGTGTGGTTCACGGGCCTGTCGGGTTCGGGCAAATCCACGATCGCCAACCTCGTGGAGAAGAAGCTGCACTCCATGGGGCGGCATTCGTTCCTGCTGGATGGCGACAATGTGCGCCACGGGCTGAACCGCGATCTCGGCTTCACCGATGCCGACCGGGTGGAGAACATCCGCCGCGTGGGCGAAGTGGCCCGCCTGATGACGGATGCCGGCCTGATCGTGCTGACGGCCTTCATCAGTCCGTTCCAGTCCGAACGCCGCATGGTCCGCGACCTGATGGCCGAGGGCGAGTTCGTGGAGGTCTTCGTGGACACCCCGCTGGACGTGGCCGAAAGCCGCGACGTGAAGGGCCTTTATAAGAAGGCGCGCGCGGGCCAGTTGAAGAACTTCACCGGCATCGACAGCCCCTATGAGGCACCCGAGTCGGCGGAGATCGTGGTCAACACCAACGAGATGTCGGCCGAAGCCGCCGCCGAGATGATCGTGGATTATCTGCTGCGGGATTGA
- the recQ gene encoding DNA helicase RecQ, whose protein sequence is MTAPATFLRDIFGFDAFRPGQEEIVAAVTAGQNTLAIMPTGGGKSLCYQLPALCRDGVTVVISPLIALMRDQVRSLREVGVEAGALTSANTEAENEEVFEALDQGRLKLLYMAPERLGVAEGMLRRIGVGLIAVDEAHCVSQWGHDFRPDYLRIGTLRRSLGVPLAAFTATADAETQAEIVERLFGGETPATFLRGFDRPNIHLAFAVKDSPRRQILDWAGRRKGLSGIVYTATRAKTETLARALEEAGHSAAHYHGGMDPEERRMVETRFQREDGLIVVATVAFGMGIDKPDIRWVAHADLPKTIEGYYQEIGRAGRDGAPAETLTLYGPDDIRLRRSQIDESVAPPERRAADHGRLNALLGLAEAMSCRRQGLLRYFGETSEPCGNCDICDRPVEVFDATEAVRKALSAILRTGEWFGTGHLIDILTGNRTTKVAERGHDALPTFAVGRDLSKPAWGAVFRQMMGRDLVRPDPERHGALRMTDEALPILKGEQPITLRRDTVDKAPGRTAVKTLVSDEDAPLMSALKAKRRALAEAQNVPAYVIFTDRTLAEMAERRPATLDDMARITGVGARKLESYGSAFLAVINGAAEPMHPQRRRLAGRDAGLIFDRLAEAQVRLARGEDGTGKPMNLPTATLRRIAESRPSTLSDLDRIGGLGPQKLDRFGAAFLEILHDG, encoded by the coding sequence ATGACGGCCCCGGCGACCTTCCTGCGCGACATCTTCGGCTTCGATGCCTTCCGCCCCGGGCAGGAAGAGATCGTGGCCGCGGTGACGGCCGGGCAGAACACGCTGGCCATCATGCCCACGGGCGGGGGCAAATCGCTCTGCTATCAGCTTCCGGCGCTGTGCCGCGATGGGGTGACGGTCGTCATCTCGCCGTTGATCGCGCTGATGCGCGATCAGGTCCGATCGCTCCGCGAGGTGGGCGTGGAGGCGGGGGCGCTGACATCGGCCAATACCGAGGCCGAGAATGAGGAAGTCTTCGAGGCGCTGGATCAGGGCCGGCTGAAGCTGCTCTATATGGCGCCCGAACGCCTTGGCGTGGCCGAAGGGATGCTGCGGCGCATCGGCGTCGGCCTGATCGCGGTGGACGAGGCGCATTGCGTCAGCCAATGGGGGCACGATTTCCGCCCCGATTACCTGCGGATCGGCACGCTGCGGCGCAGCCTCGGCGTGCCGCTCGCGGCCTTCACGGCCACCGCCGATGCCGAAACGCAGGCCGAGATCGTGGAGCGGCTGTTTGGCGGCGAGACGCCCGCCACCTTCCTGCGCGGCTTCGATCGGCCGAACATCCACCTTGCCTTTGCCGTGAAGGACAGCCCGCGCCGCCAGATCCTCGATTGGGCGGGCCGTCGCAAGGGCCTGTCGGGCATCGTCTATACCGCCACCCGCGCCAAGACCGAGACGCTGGCCCGCGCGCTGGAAGAGGCGGGACACAGCGCCGCCCATTACCATGGCGGCATGGACCCCGAAGAACGGCGCATGGTGGAAACCCGCTTTCAGCGCGAGGATGGCTTGATCGTCGTGGCGACGGTGGCCTTCGGGATGGGCATCGACAAGCCCGACATCCGCTGGGTTGCCCATGCCGATCTGCCCAAGACCATCGAAGGCTACTATCAGGAGATCGGCCGCGCGGGCCGCGACGGCGCCCCGGCCGAAACGCTGACCCTCTACGGCCCCGACGACATTCGCCTGCGCCGCAGCCAGATCGACGAAAGCGTGGCCCCGCCCGAACGCCGCGCCGCCGATCACGGGCGCCTCAATGCCCTTCTGGGCCTTGCCGAGGCGATGAGCTGCCGCCGTCAGGGCCTTCTGCGCTATTTCGGCGAAACCTCCGAGCCGTGCGGCAATTGCGACATCTGCGACCGCCCCGTCGAGGTGTTCGACGCGACCGAGGCCGTGCGCAAGGCGCTCTCGGCGATCCTGCGCACGGGTGAATGGTTCGGAACGGGCCATCTGATCGACATCCTGACCGGCAACCGCACCACCAAGGTGGCCGAACGGGGGCATGACGCGCTGCCGACCTTTGCCGTCGGGCGCGATCTGTCCAAACCCGCATGGGGCGCGGTGTTCCGGCAGATGATGGGGCGCGATCTGGTGCGCCCCGATCCCGAACGCCATGGCGCCCTGCGCATGACCGACGAGGCGCTGCCGATCCTGAAGGGGGAGCAGCCGATCACCCTGCGCCGCGACACGGTGGACAAGGCCCCCGGCCGCACCGCCGTCAAGACGCTGGTCAGCGACGAGGACGCGCCCCTGATGTCCGCGCTGAAGGCCAAGCGCCGCGCGCTGGCCGAGGCGCAGAACGTCCCCGCCTATGTGATCTTCACCGACCGCACCTTGGCCGAGATGGCCGAGCGCCGCCCCGCCACGCTGGACGACATGGCGCGCATCACCGGGGTCGGGGCGCGCAAGCTGGAAAGCTATGGCTCGGCCTTCCTTGCGGTGATCAACGGCGCGGCCGAGCCGATGCACCCGCAGCGCCGCCGCCTTGCGGGGCGCGATGCGGGCCTCATCTTCGACCGGCTGGCCGAGGCGCAGGTCCGCCTTGCCCGCGGCGAGGACGGGACGGGCAAGCCGATGAACCTGCCCACTGCGACCCTGCGCCGCATCGCCGAAAGCCGCCCCTCCACCCTGTCCGATCTGGACCGGATCGGCGGGCTGGGTCCGCAGAAGCTGGACCGTTTCGGCGCGGCCTTCCTCGAGATCCTGCACGACGGCTGA
- a CDS encoding YggT family protein, with the protein MVSLLQILLLILSVVQFIIFAHVIMSWLINFGVLNLRQPIVWQIWEGLNRLLEPVYGQIRRVLPSMAGLDLAPLVALLAVYALRIILVNNAAAFY; encoded by the coding sequence ATGGTTTCTCTGCTTCAGATCCTTCTGCTGATCCTCAGCGTCGTGCAGTTCATCATCTTCGCCCATGTCATCATGAGCTGGCTGATCAATTTCGGCGTGCTGAACCTGCGCCAGCCCATCGTCTGGCAGATCTGGGAAGGGCTGAACCGCCTGCTGGAGCCGGTCTATGGCCAGATCCGCCGGGTGCTTCCGTCCATGGCAGGGCTGGATCTGGCGCCGCTGGTGGCGCTGCTGGCCGTCTATGCGCTGCGCATCATCCTCGTGAACAACGCGGCCGCCTTCTACTGA
- a CDS encoding MFS transporter: MTSTGGKARRAIWGWYFFDWASQPYATLLTTFIFAPYMARIMGDGAAAQAVWAYGLAAAGVLIAVGSPLLGAVADRTGGHRRFLLVFSAMYVLGAAGLWWAEPGAPRTAWTVTCFAIGLVGMEYATTFTNAVMPRLAPRAELGRISGSGWAFGYAGGVIALVLMLVFLQEGPDGRTLAGLTPAFGLDPARAEGTRAVGPFTALWYALFILPFFVFTKMPPAGPDGVRAALRGALPDLRAALMRLRRDRRLGGFLLASMLYRDALNGIYAFGGIYAVGVLGWEVRAVGIFGILAAIAGAAGAWAGGRADRRFGPQPVIMVCLGLLTAAAAAVPMLGPERILGLPVAPLVPTAAFYAIGALIGAAGGAAQAASRTLLIDRADPARITEAFGLFALSGKATAFLAPLAIGIATQISGSQQIGVLPVIALFLAGLGLLWWSGMNRRPHR; encoded by the coding sequence ATGACATCCACCGGGGGCAAGGCGCGCCGGGCGATCTGGGGCTGGTACTTCTTCGACTGGGCCAGCCAGCCCTATGCCACGCTGCTGACCACGTTCATCTTCGCCCCCTATATGGCGCGGATCATGGGCGACGGGGCGGCGGCGCAGGCCGTCTGGGCCTATGGGCTGGCGGCGGCGGGGGTGCTCATCGCGGTCGGCTCGCCGCTCTTGGGGGCGGTGGCGGACCGGACGGGCGGGCACCGCCGGTTCCTTCTGGTGTTTTCGGCGATGTATGTCCTTGGCGCGGCGGGGCTGTGGTGGGCCGAACCGGGCGCGCCCCGCACCGCGTGGACCGTCACCTGCTTTGCCATCGGCCTCGTGGGGATGGAATACGCCACGACCTTCACGAATGCCGTGATGCCCCGCCTTGCCCCGCGCGCCGAACTCGGGCGCATCTCCGGCTCCGGCTGGGCCTTCGGCTATGCGGGCGGGGTGATCGCGCTGGTGCTGATGCTGGTCTTTCTGCAGGAGGGGCCGGACGGGCGCACCCTTGCGGGGCTGACCCCGGCCTTCGGCCTCGATCCCGCGCGGGCCGAGGGGACGCGCGCCGTCGGCCCCTTTACCGCACTGTGGTACGCGCTGTTCATCCTGCCGTTCTTCGTGTTCACCAAGATGCCCCCCGCCGGGCCGGACGGGGTGCGCGCCGCGCTGCGGGGGGCCCTGCCCGATCTGCGGGCCGCGCTGATGCGGCTGCGCCGGGATCGGAGGCTTGGCGGGTTTCTTCTGGCCTCCATGCTCTACCGCGATGCGCTGAACGGGATCTATGCCTTCGGCGGGATCTACGCCGTAGGGGTCCTTGGATGGGAGGTGCGGGCGGTCGGGATCTTCGGCATCCTTGCCGCGATCGCCGGGGCCGCGGGCGCATGGGCCGGGGGGCGGGCGGATCGGCGGTTCGGGCCGCAGCCCGTGATCATGGTCTGCCTCGGCCTGCTGACGGCGGCGGCGGCGGCGGTGCCGATGCTGGGGCCGGAGCGCATCCTCGGCCTTCCGGTCGCGCCCTTGGTGCCGACCGCCGCCTTCTATGCCATCGGCGCGCTGATCGGGGCGGCGGGGGGCGCGGCGCAGGCCGCCAGCCGCACGCTGCTGATCGACCGCGCCGATCCCGCCCGCATCACCGAGGCGTTCGGCCTCTTCGCCCTTTCGGGCAAGGCGACGGCCTTCCTCGCGCCGCTGGCGATCGGCATCGCGACGCAGATCAGCGGATCCCAGCAGATCGGGGTTCTGCCGGTCATCGCGCTCTTTCTTGCCGGGCTGGGGCTGCTATGGTGGTCGGGCATGAACCGCAGGCCGCACAGATGA
- the mepA gene encoding penicillin-insensitive murein endopeptidase, translated as MIPLLAAALSVALSLPAAAQTLASEAFAAAARPTSGPAHAIGGYSRGCATGLQPLAETGPTWQVMRTSRNRNWGQPETIRFLQDLSVAATKVGWRGIYIGDIAQPRGGPAPSGHASHQTGLDADVWLRPPTSLTLSRAAREDLPFVSVRTADQREVNANWTPAHQALLRAAASDPRVDRIFVAAAIKIAMCRTATPADTPWLQKIRPEVGHDSHFHVRLKCPAGDTLCETQTPTVAELSKGGNGCDATLQWWVTDFLEPPAADGPAAPARKHPRQYTLADLPAQCSDVLRAR; from the coding sequence ATGATCCCCCTTCTCGCCGCGGCGCTGAGCGTCGCCCTCTCCCTGCCCGCTGCGGCCCAGACCTTGGCGAGCGAGGCCTTCGCCGCCGCCGCCCGGCCCACATCGGGGCCGGCCCATGCGATCGGGGGCTACAGCCGCGGCTGCGCCACGGGGCTGCAACCGCTGGCCGAAACCGGGCCGACATGGCAGGTCATGCGCACCTCGCGCAATCGCAACTGGGGCCAACCCGAGACGATCCGCTTCCTGCAGGATCTGTCGGTCGCGGCCACCAAGGTCGGCTGGCGGGGGATCTATATCGGCGACATCGCACAGCCCCGCGGCGGGCCGGCCCCTTCGGGCCATGCGAGCCATCAGACGGGGCTGGATGCCGATGTCTGGCTGCGCCCGCCCACCAGCCTGACCCTGAGCCGCGCCGCGCGCGAGGATCTGCCCTTCGTTTCGGTCCGGACGGCGGATCAGCGGGAGGTGAATGCCAACTGGACCCCGGCGCATCAGGCACTGCTGCGCGCCGCCGCAAGCGATCCGCGCGTGGACCGCATCTTCGTCGCCGCCGCCATCAAGATCGCGATGTGCCGCACCGCGACCCCCGCCGACACGCCATGGCTGCAGAAGATCCGCCCCGAGGTGGGGCACGATTCGCATTTCCACGTCCGCCTGAAATGCCCGGCGGGCGATACCCTGTGCGAGACGCAGACGCCGACCGTGGCCGAACTGTCCAAGGGCGGCAATGGCTGCGATGCTACGCTGCAATGGTGGGTGACGGACTTCCTCGAACCGCCCGCCGCCGATGGCCCCGCCGCGCCCGCCCGCAAACATCCCCGCCAGTACACGCTGGCCGACCTGCCTGCCCAATGCTCCGACGTCTTGCGCGCGCGCTGA
- a CDS encoding esterase-like activity of phytase family protein: MLRRLARALIALPLLALLAAVASWLLPAGGNHAGTYRWQGDDPRFGGFSGLDLAADGRRFTAITDKGDWLTGTILRDGTRITGIEATPLQALRAADGGPLPIPQSDAEGLVLAPDGTAFISFEQRVGLRRYAAMDGLPEALPDAPFRTLPFNAGLESVALDGGDLLTIPEAPNGETFTLWRLTDRWRRDFRIARRGIFRISDATVFEGRLYVLERAFLGFGFSTRVRRFDMDGGGEWTMFTTRPGKFDNLEGLGVWRDGADTVITMLSDDNFMPFERTEFVEYRFAD, encoded by the coding sequence ATGCTCCGACGTCTTGCGCGCGCGCTGATCGCGCTTCCCTTGCTGGCGCTGCTGGCGGCGGTGGCCTCGTGGCTGCTGCCGGCGGGGGGGAATCACGCCGGAACCTACCGTTGGCAGGGCGACGATCCGCGCTTTGGCGGCTTTTCGGGGCTGGACCTCGCGGCGGACGGGCGCCGCTTTACCGCCATCACCGACAAGGGCGATTGGCTGACCGGCACCATCCTGCGCGACGGCACCCGCATCACCGGCATCGAGGCGACGCCCCTTCAGGCCCTGCGCGCCGCCGATGGTGGCCCCCTGCCCATCCCCCAATCGGATGCCGAGGGGCTGGTGCTGGCGCCGGACGGCACCGCCTTCATCAGCTTCGAGCAGCGGGTCGGCCTGCGCCGCTACGCCGCGATGGACGGATTGCCCGAGGCGCTGCCCGATGCCCCCTTCCGCACCCTGCCCTTCAATGCCGGGCTGGAATCGGTCGCGCTGGACGGGGGCGATCTGCTGACCATCCCCGAAGCGCCGAATGGCGAAACCTTCACCCTCTGGCGCCTGACGGATCGGTGGCGGCGCGATTTCCGCATCGCGCGGCGCGGCATCTTCCGCATCTCGGACGCCACCGTCTTCGAGGGGCGGCTCTATGTGCTGGAGCGGGCGTTCCTCGGCTTCGGCTTCTCCACTCGGGTGCGGCGCTTCGACATGGATGGCGGCGGCGAATGGACCATGTTCACCACCCGGCCGGGCAAGTTCGACAACCTCGAAGGGCTCGGCGTCTGGCGCGACGGGGCCGATACGGTGATCACGATGCTGTCGGATGACAACTTCATGCCCTTCGAACGCACGGAATTCGTCGAATACCGCTTTGCGGATTGA